AAATCAAGTCAAATTGCGTTCTGAAGAGTCCATCTATTTACGTGATGCAATTGTAAATGATGGTAATCTCAGTGAATTTGGAAAAATGGTCATTTTACCATCCACATATACAGGCAGCCAAAGACGCATGCATGAATATGCACAAGATGCAATGACGTATGTTCGTGCATATGGTCGTCCAGATTTTTTCATCACATTTACATACAACCCAGCATGGGATGAAATAAAGGAGCTTTCATTAACTGGACAATCGCCATCAGATCGTCATGATATTTCTGTACGtgcatttaaacaaaagttaaaatctttaatGGATTTTATTGTCAAACACCATGTATTTGGAGAGACGCGCTGTTGGATGTATTCCATTGAATGGCAAAAAAGAGGTTTACCACATGCGCATATTTTAATACGGATGATGGAAAGGATAACACCTAACAGAATTGATGAAATCTTCTCTGCAGAAATACCAGACATTGAAATTGATAAAGATTTGCACAATATTGTCTCAAATATGATTCATGGTCCATGTTTCTCACCAAATAATAATTCACCATGCATGTCAGATGGAAAGTGCTCAAAGCGGTATCCTAGAGACTTACTTGCTGAAACTATTACAGGCAATGATGGAGATCCACTCTATCGACGACGATCTACCGAAGATGGTGGAAAATCCATTAAACTAAAAGTACTCAGCAATACTATTGATGTTGATAATCGTTGGGTAGTACCATATTCTCTATTACTACTAAAAACGTATAACGCGCACATAAATGTTGAGTACTGCAATTCAGCGAaggctataaaatatatttgcaaatatgTGAACAAAGGAGTACAACAGTGTATGCACTGGAAAATACAACTGCTTCTAACGATGAAGTCACCCAATATCAACTGGGACG
Above is a window of Parasteatoda tepidariorum isolate YZ-2023 unplaced genomic scaffold, CAS_Ptep_4.0 HiC_scaffold_4711, whole genome shotgun sequence DNA encoding:
- the LOC122273478 gene encoding uncharacterized protein, which encodes MVILPSTYTGSQRRMHEYAQDAMTYVRAYGRPDFFITFTYNPAWDEIKELSLTGQSPSDRHDISVRAFKQKLKSLMDFIVKHHVFGETRCWMYSIEWQKRGLPHAHILIRMMERITPNRIDEIFSAEIPDIEIDKDLHNIVSNMIHGPCFSPNNNSPCMSDGKCSKRYPRDLLAETITGNDGDPLYRRRSTEDGGKSIKLKVLSNTIDVDNRWVVPYSLLLLKTSTTVYALENTTASNDEVTQYQLGRYISGNEAVLRILSFSIHERYPTVVHLAVQLENGQSVHFTSENVRARAMSPPPTTFTEFFTLCRNDTFARTLLYYEVPTYFTWNSSTRKFQLRKQGRAVQGHLNLYSTDALGRLYTVHPNNAECIYLRLLLINVRGPTSFQELKTVNGHVCDTFREACRKLCLLENNAHWDISLADASNTAQPPQIRTLFSIILTTCFPANPKDLWEKYKDYMSEDILHRMRRINANPDI